AAACAAATCCTCCCCCACCCTCCTAGCAAAATCCTCATTAACAACATACCTCCCAGCACCCCTATAAGACAAAACCCCCAAACTCACAAGGTCATCAAGATAATCCTTCACAGCCCTCTCAGTCAAATCAACCCTCTCAGCAAGCCTACCAACACGAACCTCACCATCAACAGACTGAAGCTCCAAACAAGCATAAAAAACCACAGCAAGCCTAGCCCTATAAGTCGACCCAGTCCGCCCCAAAACAACACCACCAGAAATAAACTTCCAAAAAAACAATACAATACAAAAAATAAAAACATAACCCAACACCCAACCCCAACACCAGCAAACCCACCCCATCCTCCAAACTCAAACATCCTTTTCTTTCAATCCCCACTTGTTGGGACTGTTTTTGTTTCGTATAATTCCGCAAGTGTGTGAGGCCTTCCTCACAGAGAGACAGAAGTATGATGACCAACTTTTAAAACTAGAGGCTGGAACCGAAGAATACGAGAACATCAAGGCGAAGAGAGACGTGATGAAGTTCCTCACGAACGCCGTCTACGGATACCTGGCGTACCGGGGTAGCAGAATGTTTGACGTTGATGTTGCGTCAACGGTGACAGCTCTGGCTAGAGAGGGAATAATGAAGGTGTTAGAATTCTTCGAACAGCTGGGGTATCGCCCGCTATACTGTGACACAGACAGTGTCTTCGTCCAAATGCCGTTTGACAAGGCCACAGCGGTCGTCTCCCAGGTCAACAAAATGCTGGAGAAATACCTGACAGAGAAGTATGGAATCAAGAAGTGTAACATCAAGTTGAAGTTTGAGAAGTATTCATCCAAAGTTCTGTTTCTTGGAGTTAAGAAAAGGTATGCCATGAAGGTCGTGTGGGAAGGTTCTGAATGCAACTACGTCAAAGTCGTCGGATTCGAAGCTAAGAGAACAGACCAGTCGGAGTTCACGAGGAAGTTGCAGAACGACGTCCTCAACATGTTGCTCAATGGTCAAAGCCTACACGAAATAGTCAGCTACGTCAGGGAGTCTGTGAAGGGATACAGGGAACGAAGCCTAGATGAAATCTCTATCCCTAAAGGGATCGATAAACCTCTACATGAATACAAGTCGAAGCCACCTCACGTCAAAGGAGCCCTGCTAGCGAACGCATATCTAGGAGCCAGGTTCGGTGTCGGCAGCAAGGTGAAAATGTTGTACGTCAAGCATGTTCCAGGCTTGCCTAGGACGGATGTGATATGTTTTGAAACACCCAAACAGCTGCCCGAAGGCGTGGAGGTGGACTGGGATAGGATGATTGAGGTCTCTGTCAAGCAGAAGTTGGAAGACATACTGGAAGCGGTTGGTATAGGTTGGTCAAACATTCTCGGGTCTGAGAACCTTGACAGGTGGTTGTGATGTTAGTTGCAGATGCAAACGAACCCGTAGAGATAGTTTCTAGGCTCCGGGAACTGGGTTTGGAAGTCGAAGTGAAGCGGTTGGATGTAGGAGACTACCTCGCCACTACGTCTGAATTCACAGTTGCCTTCGAGAGGAAGACTGCTGAAGACTACATCTCAAGTCTGGAGACTGGAAGACTGAACAACCAGGCCTACCAACTGTCCGTCAACTTCCCCATCTCCTTCCTGTGCATCATAGGTTCAGTTTCCTACGCTCTCTCCTTCAGGAAGATCAACAGGAAAGCGTATATCTCCTCGATCTCAAGCATCGCTCTGAAAAGGGCAGGGGACGGCTGTAGAGGTCAAGTCATCTCACTGCAATTTGAAACAGAATATGACTTCACGCTGTTCGTGAAGTGCGTCCACGACCAGCTGTGCAAAGGGGAGTTTGAAAGGGTTCCCAGACTGAAGGCCCCAGGTGTGGGTAAGAGTGAAAAATTCATAATGCTGACAGCAATCCCCGGAATCGGTGAGAGGAAGGCGAGGAAGATCTATGAGCACTTCGGAAGCATAGAAGCCGTGGTTAAAGCCTCCGTCCAGGAGCTGATGGAGGTTGAAGGAATAGGGGTTGAGACAGCGAGGAAGATCTATGAATTCTTCAGGTAGGGGTGGTCAGGTTGACGGAGGAAATGCTGGTGGAGGCGTGTAAGAGGTTTCCGTACGATGACCACAGGAGGTATCTGTTGTTCCTGTGTGGTGCGCTGGGAATACAGGAGGATGTGGCACAGATGATCTCGTGGAGGATTTCAAGGGGAGATAAAGGGACTGTGAAGTTCATCGTCAGATTGCTGGTGCATTCAGGGAATGGTAGGACACTGTCACGATTCCTGCGGATCCTGGAGCCAAACCTAGCTGGGGAGTTTATGACTGAGGAGGTTATCAAGTTAATTATAGAAGCGGAGGTGAGTAAAAAGTGAAGAAGGATGTCTTCTTAGACGAAAGGCTCAGGGAGGCGATGAAGAAGATAATAGAGTATGAGGAGAGAGAAGAGGAGAGAATCGCCAAGGACGAGGTT
This window of the Candidatus Jordarchaeales archaeon genome carries:
- a CDS encoding DNA polymerase domain-containing protein, with translation MFRIIPQVCEAFLTERQKYDDQLLKLEAGTEEYENIKAKRDVMKFLTNAVYGYLAYRGSRMFDVDVASTVTALAREGIMKVLEFFEQLGYRPLYCDTDSVFVQMPFDKATAVVSQVNKMLEKYLTEKYGIKKCNIKLKFEKYSSKVLFLGVKKRYAMKVVWEGSECNYVKVVGFEAKRTDQSEFTRKLQNDVLNMLLNGQSLHEIVSYVRESVKGYRERSLDEISIPKGIDKPLHEYKSKPPHVKGALLANAYLGARFGVGSKVKMLYVKHVPGLPRTDVICFETPKQLPEGVEVDWDRMIEVSVKQKLEDILEAVGIGWSNILGSENLDRWL
- a CDS encoding helix-hairpin-helix domain-containing protein translates to MLVADANEPVEIVSRLRELGLEVEVKRLDVGDYLATTSEFTVAFERKTAEDYISSLETGRLNNQAYQLSVNFPISFLCIIGSVSYALSFRKINRKAYISSISSIALKRAGDGCRGQVISLQFETEYDFTLFVKCVHDQLCKGEFERVPRLKAPGVGKSEKFIMLTAIPGIGERKARKIYEHFGSIEAVVKASVQELMEVEGIGVETARKIYEFFR